A genomic window from Daphnia magna isolate NIES linkage group LG9, ASM2063170v1.1, whole genome shotgun sequence includes:
- the LOC116931091 gene encoding protein kinase C-binding protein 1 isoform X3: protein MNSAEIAGVTNESSIDRAMEDVDLMPNRLNSEFSEPAENVASTCESFNILSHSEDSPEMNGDSKDHLDDEVQSLHIAEDADVDSAEEGEEVEDEEMPELIDSDGAGNQRLGKDDCTAGETSDDEEAPPGLMANHGSMLKDECKNVESVLGYVEIEQHEDDLQGQNGKGDQNQNSKLQGTPSAALRRSSRTKLPISPSPNDVPSTVGRTTRSQINPEIIAKQKSFMHKYQIAVKSSMDSYVRSATSEVEHVKVEHQATKRKWEDTGGLDSVNSPHTSPVQDKKSKKLIANTPLTTKVGSHFMELQSKSFTRHDTFCWACHMDGQVLECRQCPRVFHQRCVQLQSPIPPNWVCTECGSVRNAEKHNQLDMDQLTVMLNFAMERIKSVADAQPFFKPVDTEEFPHYTEYIVSPVDISQLEEKISRKSYASTRAFLADFRWILHNCIIFNSSHSKLTSTARTLMKVCKHEMAEIDTCADCYVHAHTKRETWFLEPCQRPHLLLWAKLKGFPHWPAKAMKANKEGNVDVRFFGAHDRAWVPAKDCFLYSREMPMQLKNQRKANLIASVEEVDEHIKKLIERYGSFTYPAPRTAYNPSKEDEQLQQLIPGYKVSEYSQSSLCKSDRLGESGETESMNSDSDAGDPLDNDLTAHADLPEGDRTEDHSEGRNFLAMLQLAPRSCAEAATPRTVTPTSTSTSVSPTPNQSVAPITVTKLVIPNTTSTVVVKSKNSKTSRVPTPKVSSGETADDLPIRIKSASINDNSSSEATCEIIKIANPHLSSPPRRSSTSKEMLPVKTEPVENDEEDDASSITGSKTCSISLAIDNVVGNYKPPVAIKPKPEISVKSTLKSGSKPNPSKLPGSKPSTQKFRSTPKTMPNRPSSVKIMPASKTNAKTNRRLVGDDQDEELDPAMYLDPTITITLINSDEKKAVSKHVSDVASASSISSSDLQALNALGENVSITVVPKRKVGSIPTGGSRSKENEAVEQPMVIEVDPVALQKAKAPTQTAKARKSFPTKTRPTGHSSQPSVQKTSQKHAVPPMVSIPSRHLGMEIARPTTQQPPSSRIPSITVRPVTQLPASQPSIILQPGSTDTSSINAIAAAMKQTNSSSSTATSSTGNNTLTLNTMHTVGPESGFGTGGLLLTFNRTTPAFASAASATPSAAQALIQSKGDCGSLTAQLTSRTQQISEMVRNTLETLMQEMSSAGNLEATIAQLQMDLERSRSLHQQEIAEMKKTLEAQQSSAEVEKQRALSELRRQLETDKQKAIEEIKKKQWCAHCSQEAIFYCCWNTAYCDYPCQQAHWPKHMATCANANQNTEADVTEPEACSTSLDSKTLSPQKSIVAVNGSPSQSRKITSIVKTSQHASLPTDLGYTVLTSSDMSLTTSPSNTVGLRVQPITGAQ from the exons ATGAACAGCGCTGAAATTGCTGGTGTCACCAATGAATCCTCGATTGACAGAGCCATGGAGGATGTTGATTTAATGCCCAACAGACTGAATAGTGAATTTAGTGAGCCTGCAGAAAATGTGGCCTCTACCTGTGAAAGTTTCAATATCCTTTCACACTCTGAAGATTCTCCTGAAATGAATGGAGATAGCAAGGACCACCTTGATGATGAAGTACAAAGTCTGCACATAGCTGAAGATGCTGATGTAGATAGTGCAGAGGAAGGTGAAGAAGTAGAGGATGAAGAAATGCCAGAATTAATAGATTCAGATGGTGCTGGAAATCAAAGGCTTGGAAAGGATGATTGCACAGCAGGAGAAACATCAGATGATGAGGAGGCACCACCAGGACTCATGGCTAACCATGGTTCAATGCTGAAAGATGAGTGCAAGAATGTTGAAAGTGTTTTAGGTTATGTCGAAATAGAACAACATGAAGATGATCTGCAGGGTCAGAATGGTAAAGGAGACCAAAACCaaaa CAGCAAACTACAAGGTACCCCATCAGCAGCCCTGAGGAGATCCAGCAGGACTAAGCTACCTATCAGCCCATCTCCGAACGATGTCCCGTCCACTGTAGGACGCACTACACGATCACAAATCAATCCTGAAATAATCGCAAAGCAAAa GTCTTTCATGCACAAATACCAAATAGCTGTGAAAAGCTCTATGGACTCGTACGTCCGAAGTGCAACCAGTGAGGTGGAGCATGTAAAAGTGGAACATCAAGCCACAAAGCGCAAATGGGAGGATACGGGTGGCTTGGATTCGGTTAATTCTCCTCATACGTCTCCAgtacaagacaaaaaaagcaaaaa ATTAATAGCAAATACCCCGTTGACGACTAAAGTTGGAAGCCACTTTATGGAATTGCAGAGCAAGTCGTTTACGCGCCATGACACTTTCTGTTGGGCTTGTCACATGGATGGACAG GTACTAGAGTGCAGGCAGTGTCCGCGCGtgtttcatcaacgatgcgtTCAACTTCAGTCCCCCATTCCACCTAATTGGGTATGCACGGAATGTGGCTCGGTGCGTAATGCCGAAAAACATAACCAACTCGATATGGATCAACTCACCGTAATGCTCAATTTCGCTATGGAGCGAATAAAATCGGTGGCTGACGCGCaacctttttttaaacctGTTGACACCGAAGAATTCCCTCACTACACTGAATATATTGTTAGTCCAGTAGACATCAGCCAGCTAGAGGAAAAAATTTCTCGGAAATCTTATGCTTCTACAAGAGCTTTCCTTGCTGATTTCCGATGGATCTTGCATAACTGCATCATTTTCAATTCGTCCCACTCAAAATTGACTAGTACAGCCAGAACATTAATGAAG GTTTGCAAACATGAAATGGCAGAAATAGATACTTGCGCAGATTGCTATGTCCATGCTCACACCAAACGAGAGACCTGGTTCCTGGAACCATGTCAACGGCCTCATTTGCTACTCTGGGCTAAACTTAAA GGGTTTCCACATTGGCCGGCTAAAGCAATGAAAGCCAATAAAGAAGGAAACGTGGATGTCCGTTTTTTTGGTGCGCATGATCGCGCCTGGGTTCCCGCGAAAGATTGCTTTTTGTATAG CCGCGAGATGCCCATGCAGTTAAAAAATCAGCGGAAGGCAAATTTAATCGCTTCAGTTGAAGAAGTTGACGAGCACATTAAAAAGCTTATCGAACGTTACGGTTCCTTTACGTACCCGGCGCCACGCACAGCATACAACCCAAGCAAGGAAGACGAGCAATTGCAACAACTTATTCCTGG cTACAAAGTATCAGAATATTCGCAAAGTTCACTATGCAAGTCTGACAGACTAGGAGAATCTGGTGAAACAGAATCAATGAACTCTGATTCAGATGCAGGAGATCCTCTTGATAACGACCTAACCGCTCACGCTGACCTGCCCGAGGGGGACCGGACGGAAGATCATTCTGAAGGTCGAAACTTCTTGGCCATGTTACAGCTTGCTCCTCGTTCTTGTGCAGAAGCTGCCACTCCAAGAACTGTTACTCCCACTTCAACTTCAACTTCCGTATCACCAACCCCGAACCAGAGCGTGGCTCCTATAACGGTCACCAAACTAGTAATTCCCAATACAACATCAACTGTTGTGGTAAAG AGCAAAAATAGTAAAACGTCACGTGTTCCCACACCCAAAGTGAGTAGTGGAGAAACGGCGGATGATTTGCCAATACGAATTAAGTCTGCATCTATCAACGACAATAGTAGCAGCGAAGCCACCTGTGAAATTATTAAAATAGCAAATCCTCATCTGTCTTCG CCTCCACGAAGGTCATCGACATCGAAGGAAATGTTACCGGTTAAAACGGAACCTGTTGAAAacgacgaagaagatgatgcTTCTTCCATAACAGGATCCAAGACttgttcaatttctttagccATCGATAATGTTGTAGGCAACTACAAACCTCCGGTGGCTATAAAACCCAAACCTGAAATATCCGTGAAATCTACACTGAAGTCTGGTAGTAAACCCAACCCTTCGAAACTGCCGGGCTCGAAACCGTCGACCCAAAAATTTAGATCCACGCCAAAAACTATGCCAAATCGGCCATCGTCTGTGAAAATTATGCCAGCTTCTAAGACAAATGCCAAAACTAATAGACGTTTGGTTGGCGATGACCAGGATGAAGAACTCGACCCTGCTATGTACCTTGATCCTACGATCACGATCACTTTGATAAACAGCGATGAGAAAAAAGCTGTAAGCAAACATGTCAGTGACGTTGCAAGCGCTAGCTCTATTAGCTCCAGCGATCTTCAG GCCTTGAATGCTCTGGGAGAAAATGTATCCATCACTGTTGTACCTAAGCGCAAAGTGGGATCGATCCCTACGGGTGGGAGCAGATCTAAGGAGAACGAAGCTGTAGAACAGCCTATGGTAATCGAAGTGGATCCTGTTGCGCTTCAAAAGGCGAAAGCACCGACTCAAACGGCCAAGGCACGGAAATCATTCCCTACAAAAACACGCCCAACTGGCCATTCGAGCCAACCATCAGTGCAAAAAACCTCACAGAAACATGCCGTCCCTCCTATGGTGTCGATTCCCAGTCGCCATTTGGGTATGGAGATAGCTCGACCAACAACTCAGCAACCGCCATCATCCCGCATTCCGTCGATTACCGTCCGACCGGTGACACAATTGCCTGCGTCCCAGCCTAGTATCATTCTTCAGCCAGGATCGACTGATACATCATCCATTAATGCCATCGCTGCTGCGATGAAACAAACGAATTCGTCATCATCAACGGCAACCAGTAGTACGGGTAACAATACGCTTACGCTGAATACAATGCACACCGTTGGGCCAGAATCAGGATTTGGGACTGGTGGACTACTGCTCACGTTTAACCGCACCACACCGGCATTTGCCTCAGCAGCCAGCGCGACCCCATCGGCAGCTCAGGCGCTCATCCAAAGCAAAGGTGATTGTGGATCGCTTACTGCCCAGCTAACTTCTAGAACACAGCAAATTTCGGAGATG GTGCGCAACACATTGGAGACATTGATGCAGGAAATGAGTTCTGCAGGGAACTTAGAAGCAACAATCGCTCAGTTACAAATGGATCTAGAACGTTCTCGTTCATTACACCAACAAGAGATTgctgaaatgaaaaagacCTTAGAAGCTCAACAATCGTCTGCCGAGGTAGAAAAGCAGAGAGCCCTTTCGGAACTACGTCGTCAACTCGAAACGGATAAGCAAAAGGCGATCGAAGAAATCAAGAAGAAGCAGTGGTGCGCTCATTGCAGTCAAGAAGCGATTTTTTATTG TTGCTGGAACACAGCGTACTGCGATTACCCCTGCCAGCAAGCCCATTGGCCGAAACACATGGCCACCTGTGCCAACGCTAATCAGAATACGGAAGCGGATGTCACAGAACCAGAAGCTTGCAGTACTTCTTTAGATTCCAAAACTCTTTCTCCACAAAAGTCGATAGTG GCTGTGAACGGGTCTCCTAGCCAAAGTAGAAAGATCACCTCTATAGTCAAGACTAGCCAGCATGCTTCATTACCTACTGATCTGGGTTACACAGTTCTGACTTCTTCGGATATGTCCTTGACTACCTCGCCGAGTAACACAGTTGGATTACGTGTCCAGCCAATAACTGGAGCTCA GTAA
- the LOC116931091 gene encoding protein kinase C-binding protein 1 isoform X4 — translation MHKYQIAVKSSMDSYVRSATSEVEHVKVEHQATKRKWEDTGGLDSVNSPHTSPVQDKKSKKLIANTPLTTKVGSHFMELQSKSFTRHDTFCWACHMDGQVLECRQCPRVFHQRCVQLQSPIPPNWVCTECGSVRNAEKHNQLDMDQLTVMLNFAMERIKSVADAQPFFKPVDTEEFPHYTEYIVSPVDISQLEEKISRKSYASTRAFLADFRWILHNCIIFNSSHSKLTSTARTLMKVCKHEMAEIDTCADCYVHAHTKRETWFLEPCQRPHLLLWAKLKGFPHWPAKAMKANKEGNVDVRFFGAHDRAWVPAKDCFLYSREMPMQLKNQRKANLIASVEEVDEHIKKLIERYGSFTYPAPRTAYNPSKEDEQLQQLIPGYKVSEYSQSSLCKSDRLGESGETESMNSDSDAGDPLDNDLTAHADLPEGDRTEDHSEGRNFLAMLQLAPRSCAEAATPRTVTPTSTSTSVSPTPNQSVAPITVTKLVIPNTTSTVVVKVDTFLPTSKNSKTSRVPTPKVSSGETADDLPIRIKSASINDNSSSEATCEIIKIANPHLSSPPRRSSTSKEMLPVKTEPVENDEEDDASSITGSKTCSISLAIDNVVGNYKPPVAIKPKPEISVKSTLKSGSKPNPSKLPGSKPSTQKFRSTPKTMPNRPSSVKIMPASKTNAKTNRRLVGDDQDEELDPAMYLDPTITITLINSDEKKAVSKHVSDVASASSISSSDLQALNALGENVSITVVPKRKVGSIPTGGSRSKENEAVEQPMVIEVDPVALQKAKAPTQTAKARKSFPTKTRPTGHSSQPSVQKTSQKHAVPPMVSIPSRHLGMEIARPTTQQPPSSRIPSITVRPVTQLPASQPSIILQPGSTDTSSINAIAAAMKQTNSSSSTATSSTGNNTLTLNTMHTVGPESGFGTGGLLLTFNRTTPAFASAASATPSAAQALIQSKGDCGSLTAQLTSRTQQISEMVRNTLETLMQEMSSAGNLEATIAQLQMDLERSRSLHQQEIAEMKKTLEAQQSSAEVEKQRALSELRRQLETDKQKAIEEIKKKQWCAHCSQEAIFYCCWNTAYCDYPCQQAHWPKHMATCANANQNTEADVTEPEACSTSLDSKTLSPQKSIVAVNGSPSQSRKITSIVKTSQHASLPTDLGYTVLTSSDMSLTTSPSNTVGLRVQPITGAQ, via the exons ATGCACAAATACCAAATAGCTGTGAAAAGCTCTATGGACTCGTACGTCCGAAGTGCAACCAGTGAGGTGGAGCATGTAAAAGTGGAACATCAAGCCACAAAGCGCAAATGGGAGGATACGGGTGGCTTGGATTCGGTTAATTCTCCTCATACGTCTCCAgtacaagacaaaaaaagcaaaaa ATTAATAGCAAATACCCCGTTGACGACTAAAGTTGGAAGCCACTTTATGGAATTGCAGAGCAAGTCGTTTACGCGCCATGACACTTTCTGTTGGGCTTGTCACATGGATGGACAG GTACTAGAGTGCAGGCAGTGTCCGCGCGtgtttcatcaacgatgcgtTCAACTTCAGTCCCCCATTCCACCTAATTGGGTATGCACGGAATGTGGCTCGGTGCGTAATGCCGAAAAACATAACCAACTCGATATGGATCAACTCACCGTAATGCTCAATTTCGCTATGGAGCGAATAAAATCGGTGGCTGACGCGCaacctttttttaaacctGTTGACACCGAAGAATTCCCTCACTACACTGAATATATTGTTAGTCCAGTAGACATCAGCCAGCTAGAGGAAAAAATTTCTCGGAAATCTTATGCTTCTACAAGAGCTTTCCTTGCTGATTTCCGATGGATCTTGCATAACTGCATCATTTTCAATTCGTCCCACTCAAAATTGACTAGTACAGCCAGAACATTAATGAAG GTTTGCAAACATGAAATGGCAGAAATAGATACTTGCGCAGATTGCTATGTCCATGCTCACACCAAACGAGAGACCTGGTTCCTGGAACCATGTCAACGGCCTCATTTGCTACTCTGGGCTAAACTTAAA GGGTTTCCACATTGGCCGGCTAAAGCAATGAAAGCCAATAAAGAAGGAAACGTGGATGTCCGTTTTTTTGGTGCGCATGATCGCGCCTGGGTTCCCGCGAAAGATTGCTTTTTGTATAG CCGCGAGATGCCCATGCAGTTAAAAAATCAGCGGAAGGCAAATTTAATCGCTTCAGTTGAAGAAGTTGACGAGCACATTAAAAAGCTTATCGAACGTTACGGTTCCTTTACGTACCCGGCGCCACGCACAGCATACAACCCAAGCAAGGAAGACGAGCAATTGCAACAACTTATTCCTGG cTACAAAGTATCAGAATATTCGCAAAGTTCACTATGCAAGTCTGACAGACTAGGAGAATCTGGTGAAACAGAATCAATGAACTCTGATTCAGATGCAGGAGATCCTCTTGATAACGACCTAACCGCTCACGCTGACCTGCCCGAGGGGGACCGGACGGAAGATCATTCTGAAGGTCGAAACTTCTTGGCCATGTTACAGCTTGCTCCTCGTTCTTGTGCAGAAGCTGCCACTCCAAGAACTGTTACTCCCACTTCAACTTCAACTTCCGTATCACCAACCCCGAACCAGAGCGTGGCTCCTATAACGGTCACCAAACTAGTAATTCCCAATACAACATCAACTGTTGTGGTAAAGGTAGATACGTTCCTTCCTACG AGCAAAAATAGTAAAACGTCACGTGTTCCCACACCCAAAGTGAGTAGTGGAGAAACGGCGGATGATTTGCCAATACGAATTAAGTCTGCATCTATCAACGACAATAGTAGCAGCGAAGCCACCTGTGAAATTATTAAAATAGCAAATCCTCATCTGTCTTCG CCTCCACGAAGGTCATCGACATCGAAGGAAATGTTACCGGTTAAAACGGAACCTGTTGAAAacgacgaagaagatgatgcTTCTTCCATAACAGGATCCAAGACttgttcaatttctttagccATCGATAATGTTGTAGGCAACTACAAACCTCCGGTGGCTATAAAACCCAAACCTGAAATATCCGTGAAATCTACACTGAAGTCTGGTAGTAAACCCAACCCTTCGAAACTGCCGGGCTCGAAACCGTCGACCCAAAAATTTAGATCCACGCCAAAAACTATGCCAAATCGGCCATCGTCTGTGAAAATTATGCCAGCTTCTAAGACAAATGCCAAAACTAATAGACGTTTGGTTGGCGATGACCAGGATGAAGAACTCGACCCTGCTATGTACCTTGATCCTACGATCACGATCACTTTGATAAACAGCGATGAGAAAAAAGCTGTAAGCAAACATGTCAGTGACGTTGCAAGCGCTAGCTCTATTAGCTCCAGCGATCTTCAG GCCTTGAATGCTCTGGGAGAAAATGTATCCATCACTGTTGTACCTAAGCGCAAAGTGGGATCGATCCCTACGGGTGGGAGCAGATCTAAGGAGAACGAAGCTGTAGAACAGCCTATGGTAATCGAAGTGGATCCTGTTGCGCTTCAAAAGGCGAAAGCACCGACTCAAACGGCCAAGGCACGGAAATCATTCCCTACAAAAACACGCCCAACTGGCCATTCGAGCCAACCATCAGTGCAAAAAACCTCACAGAAACATGCCGTCCCTCCTATGGTGTCGATTCCCAGTCGCCATTTGGGTATGGAGATAGCTCGACCAACAACTCAGCAACCGCCATCATCCCGCATTCCGTCGATTACCGTCCGACCGGTGACACAATTGCCTGCGTCCCAGCCTAGTATCATTCTTCAGCCAGGATCGACTGATACATCATCCATTAATGCCATCGCTGCTGCGATGAAACAAACGAATTCGTCATCATCAACGGCAACCAGTAGTACGGGTAACAATACGCTTACGCTGAATACAATGCACACCGTTGGGCCAGAATCAGGATTTGGGACTGGTGGACTACTGCTCACGTTTAACCGCACCACACCGGCATTTGCCTCAGCAGCCAGCGCGACCCCATCGGCAGCTCAGGCGCTCATCCAAAGCAAAGGTGATTGTGGATCGCTTACTGCCCAGCTAACTTCTAGAACACAGCAAATTTCGGAGATG GTGCGCAACACATTGGAGACATTGATGCAGGAAATGAGTTCTGCAGGGAACTTAGAAGCAACAATCGCTCAGTTACAAATGGATCTAGAACGTTCTCGTTCATTACACCAACAAGAGATTgctgaaatgaaaaagacCTTAGAAGCTCAACAATCGTCTGCCGAGGTAGAAAAGCAGAGAGCCCTTTCGGAACTACGTCGTCAACTCGAAACGGATAAGCAAAAGGCGATCGAAGAAATCAAGAAGAAGCAGTGGTGCGCTCATTGCAGTCAAGAAGCGATTTTTTATTG TTGCTGGAACACAGCGTACTGCGATTACCCCTGCCAGCAAGCCCATTGGCCGAAACACATGGCCACCTGTGCCAACGCTAATCAGAATACGGAAGCGGATGTCACAGAACCAGAAGCTTGCAGTACTTCTTTAGATTCCAAAACTCTTTCTCCACAAAAGTCGATAGTG GCTGTGAACGGGTCTCCTAGCCAAAGTAGAAAGATCACCTCTATAGTCAAGACTAGCCAGCATGCTTCATTACCTACTGATCTGGGTTACACAGTTCTGACTTCTTCGGATATGTCCTTGACTACCTCGCCGAGTAACACAGTTGGATTACGTGTCCAGCCAATAACTGGAGCTCA GTAA